From Prosthecobacter sp., the proteins below share one genomic window:
- a CDS encoding DUF502 domain-containing protein, whose product MPEAPAPKGWGVWLRNKFLAGLALALPLIITFWILFSIYDLLHGWSKPLLAQVVSLVNELSEETVLNIEDPKLENVTNFIGFLFSLLAILGLGFMATNVIGVHFVTVVDKLLLRIPLVAVIYRPLKQVIDAFRGLGGAKQSFKRVVYIDYPVPGMRMIGFATGQYCDPQNGKAMTCVLLPTAPSPMTGFLLVVDSDKVSDAPITIEEAMKMIISGGLVVPLNSVVPLNQKPVVAPLPESLPVPEPAMDLPAGLPRAEDFDAGDTEILAQSMDIKSGKRWLRALPWKKR is encoded by the coding sequence ATGCCCGAGGCACCTGCGCCAAAAGGCTGGGGCGTCTGGCTGCGCAACAAGTTCCTGGCCGGGCTCGCGCTGGCGCTGCCGTTGATCATCACCTTCTGGATTCTGTTCTCGATCTACGACCTGCTGCACGGCTGGAGCAAACCGCTGCTGGCCCAGGTGGTGAGCCTCGTCAACGAACTCTCCGAGGAAACAGTCTTGAACATCGAGGATCCGAAGCTCGAAAACGTCACCAACTTCATCGGCTTCCTGTTTTCGCTGCTGGCCATTCTGGGCCTCGGCTTCATGGCCACCAACGTCATCGGCGTCCACTTCGTCACCGTCGTTGATAAATTGCTGCTGCGCATCCCGCTGGTGGCGGTCATCTACAGGCCGCTCAAGCAGGTGATCGACGCCTTTCGCGGTCTCGGTGGCGCCAAGCAGAGCTTCAAGCGCGTCGTTTACATCGACTATCCCGTGCCCGGGATGCGCATGATCGGCTTTGCCACCGGCCAGTACTGCGATCCGCAGAACGGCAAGGCGATGACCTGCGTGCTGCTGCCCACCGCGCCCAGCCCGATGACGGGCTTTTTGCTCGTCGTTGACTCTGACAAGGTCAGCGATGCGCCGATCACCATCGAAGAGGCGATGAAGATGATCATCTCCGGCGGTCTGGTGGTGCCGCTTAATTCCGTGGTGCCGCTCAATCAAAAGCCTGTTGTCGCGCCTTTGCCGGAGTCTCTGCCAGTGCCCGAACCGGCGATGGATCTGCCCGCAGGCCTGCCGCGTGCGGAGGACTTCGACGCTGGAGACACCGAGATCCTCGCGCAGTCGATGGACATCAAGAGCGGCAAACGCTGGCTGCGCGCCCTGCCGTGGAAAAAACGCTGA
- a CDS encoding 8-oxo-dGTP diphosphatase: MIIDWHNWQPGVRATLMFVIDEAKREVLLIRKKRGLGAGKINGPGGKIDPGETSTECAVRETQEELGVTALNPVHHGELWFQFVDGLCMHVDVFVATEHEGEAIETPEAVPLWTSLDVLPFDQMWADDIHWLAQTLVERRRFMGRFVFDDDTMLSHEVKWL, translated from the coding sequence GTGATCATCGACTGGCACAACTGGCAGCCCGGGGTTCGTGCGACGCTGATGTTCGTCATCGACGAGGCAAAGCGTGAAGTGCTGCTCATCCGCAAAAAACGCGGGCTCGGTGCCGGCAAGATCAACGGGCCCGGAGGCAAGATCGATCCCGGCGAAACTTCCACCGAATGCGCCGTTCGCGAAACACAGGAGGAACTCGGCGTCACCGCCCTGAACCCGGTTCACCATGGCGAGCTTTGGTTTCAGTTTGTCGATGGCCTGTGCATGCACGTCGATGTCTTCGTCGCCACCGAGCATGAAGGCGAGGCAATTGAAACTCCCGAGGCCGTGCCGCTCTGGACTTCGCTTGATGTCCTGCCTTTTGATCAAATGTGGGCCGATGACATTCACTGGCTCGCGCAGACGCTGGTGGAACGCCGCCGTTTCATGGGGCGCTTCGTGTTTGATGATGACACGATGCTTTCCCATGAAGTGAAGTGGCTTTGA
- a CDS encoding sulfatase-like hydrolase/transferase: MKCFLIWGGCFWLLVTCHAAAAGAPNIVLVMADDQGWGDMAYNGHPHLKTPNFDAMAKEGIRFDQFHAAAPVCSPTRGSVMTGRTPNRFGCFSWGHSLRPQETTIAEALKTAGYATGHFGKWHLGSVQKASPVSPGASGFDEWVSSPNFFDLDPVLSVEGRAVPFKGDSSDVTVEEALKFIRRCAGQKQRFLAVVWFGSPHDPHQALEADKAHYAGLPEKQQNFYGEITAMDRAFGRLRTELRELDLREDTLLWYCSDNGALPKVGSAGGRRGFKGQIYEGGLAVPALLEWPAAFREPKVIKAPCVTSDIYPTVLGITGVAIERQPLLDGIDLMPLLTGQEQQRSRPIGFWESGTKGIGTPSKAWMDELLAAQSRGEEPNDPARVRPDAGKIGDPVPLNTFPGHAAWLDWPWKLHRIENKQTHELSWELYNLANDPDESTVLLAEQPERVPEMQKSLEDWLENVVRSLNGEDYEPVKATVKQLK, translated from the coding sequence ATGAAATGTTTTTTGATCTGGGGCGGCTGTTTTTGGCTCTTAGTCACTTGTCATGCCGCCGCGGCCGGTGCGCCGAACATCGTGCTCGTGATGGCGGATGATCAAGGTTGGGGTGACATGGCTTACAACGGTCATCCGCATCTCAAGACGCCGAATTTTGATGCGATGGCAAAAGAGGGCATCCGATTTGACCAGTTTCACGCCGCGGCACCGGTTTGCTCACCGACGCGTGGAAGCGTGATGACAGGACGCACGCCAAATCGCTTCGGCTGCTTCTCCTGGGGGCATTCATTGCGGCCACAGGAGACCACGATCGCGGAGGCGCTGAAGACAGCGGGTTATGCGACGGGGCATTTCGGCAAATGGCACCTGGGTTCCGTGCAAAAAGCCAGTCCGGTCAGCCCTGGAGCCAGCGGATTCGATGAATGGGTTTCCTCTCCCAATTTTTTCGACCTTGATCCGGTGCTCAGCGTGGAGGGCAGGGCGGTGCCGTTCAAAGGCGACAGCTCCGACGTCACCGTGGAGGAAGCATTGAAATTCATCCGTCGCTGTGCGGGTCAGAAGCAGCGTTTTCTCGCCGTGGTCTGGTTTGGGTCGCCGCATGATCCGCATCAGGCTTTGGAAGCAGACAAGGCGCACTATGCGGGACTTCCCGAGAAACAGCAGAACTTCTATGGCGAGATCACGGCCATGGATCGCGCCTTTGGCAGATTGAGGACCGAGCTGCGTGAACTCGATCTGCGTGAAGACACACTGTTGTGGTATTGCAGCGACAATGGTGCATTGCCGAAGGTGGGATCTGCTGGTGGGCGTCGCGGTTTCAAAGGACAGATCTACGAGGGGGGCCTTGCAGTTCCCGCTTTGCTTGAATGGCCGGCTGCCTTTCGTGAACCCAAAGTCATCAAAGCCCCTTGTGTCACTTCCGACATCTATCCCACCGTACTTGGAATCACTGGAGTGGCCATAGAAAGGCAGCCGCTGTTGGATGGCATCGACCTCATGCCGCTACTGACAGGTCAGGAGCAGCAGCGCAGTCGTCCGATCGGTTTTTGGGAATCGGGCACCAAAGGCATTGGCACGCCTTCCAAGGCTTGGATGGACGAGCTTCTTGCCGCTCAATCCCGGGGTGAGGAGCCCAACGATCCAGCACGTGTCCGCCCAGATGCTGGGAAAATCGGCGATCCTGTCCCGCTGAACACTTTTCCCGGCCATGCCGCCTGGCTTGATTGGCCTTGGAAACTGCACCGTATCGAGAACAAGCAGACTCATGAACTGAGTTGGGAACTCTACAACCTTGCGAATGACCCCGACGAAAGCACCGTTCTTTTGGCTGAGCAGCCGGAGCGGGTGCCTGAAATGCAGAAAAGCCTCGAAGATTGGCTCGAAAACGTGGTTCGGAGCCTGAATGGCGAGGATTATGAGCCTGTCAAAGCTACAGTGAAGCAGCTTAAGTAA